The proteins below come from a single Roseiflexus sp. RS-1 genomic window:
- a CDS encoding carbohydrate kinase family protein: MQTNHDNSGEPVVVVGAACLDIKCRLRGDVLASTSNSADVRISVGGCARNVAENLARLGYPTTLVTVVCDDDFGQAIVQQTARAGVNTDHIIRVCTHHSPAYVALLSPEGQLITGVDDTEAVEALTPAVITTHRALFQHAPMVVMDANVPVESAKTLLDICAAADVPVVLDPVAYEPALRYRPFIGSFFMVTPNAIEAEALSGVQVTDIAQAITAARRLTAEGVGIAIVTLAEQGLVYATPSSSGHIPAINVEIVDPTGAGDALTATVVYALLHDIPIDEAVRLGVSAATLTLGSPDTVRQDLTLEILYAQLVI; this comes from the coding sequence ATGCAAACAAACCATGACAATTCGGGCGAACCTGTGGTTGTCGTCGGCGCGGCGTGTCTGGACATCAAATGTCGGCTGCGCGGCGATGTGCTCGCCAGCACGTCGAATTCGGCGGATGTGCGCATCAGTGTAGGAGGATGCGCGCGTAATGTCGCCGAAAACCTGGCGCGTCTCGGCTATCCGACGACGCTGGTCACCGTGGTGTGCGACGATGATTTCGGTCAGGCGATTGTGCAGCAAACGGCGCGCGCCGGGGTCAATACCGACCATATCATCAGGGTGTGTACGCATCACTCGCCAGCGTATGTGGCGTTGCTCTCACCGGAGGGACAGTTGATCACCGGCGTCGATGATACCGAAGCGGTCGAGGCGCTGACGCCAGCGGTGATCACCACGCACCGGGCGCTGTTCCAGCATGCGCCAATGGTGGTGATGGACGCCAATGTTCCGGTCGAAAGTGCGAAAACCTTGCTCGACATCTGCGCCGCAGCCGATGTGCCGGTCGTGCTCGATCCGGTGGCATACGAACCGGCGCTGCGCTACCGACCATTCATCGGCTCGTTCTTTATGGTCACGCCCAACGCTATCGAAGCGGAAGCATTGTCCGGCGTGCAGGTGACGGATATCGCACAGGCAATCACTGCCGCTCGCCGCCTCACCGCCGAAGGGGTCGGAATCGCAATTGTGACCCTCGCGGAGCAGGGGTTGGTCTACGCAACACCTTCATCGAGCGGTCATATTCCGGCGATTAACGTTGAAATCGTTGATCCTACCGGCGCTGGCGATGCGCTCACGGCGACGGTGGTGTATGCGCTGTTACACGATATTCCGATCGACGAAGCAGTGCGCCTGGGAGTAAGCGCTGCAACGTTGACGCTTGGATCGCCTGATACGGTGCGCCAGGATCTCACGCTGGAAATCCTGTACGCCCAACTCGTGATTTGA
- a CDS encoding nucleotidyltransferase domain-containing protein — protein MKWPDAQAVDRALREWAHAQANHHPEILRVGYIGSYARGDWGVGSDLDVLLIVVQSDLPFEQRAAAWHVDTLPVPADLMVYTLDEWLRIPRDSRFAQAVQREARWVFERGKAEGSGV, from the coding sequence ATGAAATGGCCTGATGCTCAGGCAGTCGATCGCGCGCTGCGAGAATGGGCGCATGCGCAGGCGAACCACCACCCGGAGATATTGCGCGTCGGGTACATTGGCTCCTATGCGCGCGGCGACTGGGGCGTCGGCAGCGATCTTGACGTGCTGCTGATCGTCGTGCAGTCGGACCTGCCCTTCGAGCAGCGCGCCGCCGCGTGGCATGTTGATACGCTCCCCGTACCGGCAGACCTCATGGTCTACACCCTCGATGAGTGGCTGCGCATCCCGCGTGATAGCCGCTTTGCACAGGCGGTGCAGCGCGAGGCGCGGTGGGTGTTTGAACGTGGGAAGGCTGAAGGTTCAGGCGTTTGA
- a CDS encoding HEPN domain-containing protein, whose amino-acid sequence MPDRSLDWLKQAERDLDQALDSQRAGRHEWACFAAHQAAEKAVKALHLHHKQEAWGHIIARLLTDLPINVAADLVDKARVLDNFYIPTRYPNSHPEGAPYEHYGALQSDQAIAYAREIITFVRHEMA is encoded by the coding sequence ATGCCCGATCGGTCGCTGGATTGGCTCAAACAGGCGGAACGCGACCTCGATCAGGCGCTCGACTCGCAACGCGCCGGTCGGCATGAATGGGCATGCTTCGCCGCTCATCAGGCGGCGGAGAAGGCGGTGAAGGCGCTGCACCTGCATCATAAACAGGAGGCGTGGGGACATATCATTGCACGTCTGCTGACCGACCTGCCGATCAATGTTGCTGCCGATCTTGTCGATAAGGCGCGGGTGCTCGACAATTTCTACATTCCGACCCGTTATCCGAACAGTCATCCGGAAGGCGCGCCTTATGAGCACTACGGCGCACTTCAGAGCGATCAGGCAATCGCCTATGCCCGTGAAATCATTACATTCGTCCGTCATGAAATGGCCTGA
- a CDS encoding response regulator produces MTKRILIADDEPAVRQLLELVLRSQGYEVVATQNGDQLVRTAQEWIPDLVIIDLMMPQMDGYEAIRQLRNDTRTAHVPMLILTARSTAEDVVTGFDTGADDYVTKPFNIPELLARIRAHLRRAAQTPVHNPLTGLAGNVLLTEELKYRLKNDAPFALLYVDLDNFKAFNDTYGPARGDRLIKLVAGVLTDVIQEKGAASDFIGHIGGDDFAVLTSPERLDEICQGIIALFDMRVRDLYDPEDLARGYLRGVDRQGVPRNFPITTISIGVVTNRRRHFTDYEEISRVAAEMKQYAKQLPGSTYAVDSRSTDEQVVERDRRGMPLPPALIVSADVMLRSVIVPMIDKADLRALDAPTVLDAERLLAYHPETALVIVDMRMGKQLREFCRNLATHQPKLPIIALADGDSSGIVAPGTVRHILSLPLDQEQLHAKIVEVRSLSQKAS; encoded by the coding sequence ATGACCAAACGCATCCTGATAGCAGATGATGAACCGGCAGTGCGCCAGCTGCTTGAACTGGTGTTGCGTTCTCAGGGGTATGAGGTGGTGGCGACCCAGAACGGCGATCAACTCGTTCGCACGGCGCAGGAGTGGATTCCGGACCTGGTGATTATCGATCTGATGATGCCGCAAATGGACGGGTATGAGGCGATCCGCCAACTGCGCAACGATACCCGCACCGCCCACGTGCCGATGCTCATCCTCACCGCTCGCTCAACTGCCGAGGATGTGGTGACCGGGTTCGATACCGGCGCCGATGATTATGTGACCAAGCCGTTCAATATCCCCGAGTTGCTTGCCCGCATTCGAGCACATCTGCGTCGCGCAGCGCAGACTCCGGTGCACAATCCGCTCACCGGTCTGGCGGGGAATGTGCTCCTGACCGAAGAGTTGAAGTACCGCTTGAAGAATGATGCACCATTTGCCCTGTTGTACGTCGATCTCGATAACTTCAAGGCATTCAACGACACCTACGGACCGGCGCGCGGTGATCGGTTGATCAAACTGGTTGCCGGGGTGCTTACGGATGTGATTCAGGAGAAGGGCGCCGCCAGCGATTTCATCGGGCATATCGGCGGCGACGACTTTGCAGTGCTCACGTCGCCCGAACGCCTCGATGAAATCTGCCAGGGCATTATTGCCCTGTTTGATATGCGGGTGCGCGACCTCTACGACCCGGAAGACCTGGCGCGCGGCTATTTGCGTGGCGTTGATCGGCAGGGGGTGCCGCGCAATTTCCCGATCACGACGATTTCGATAGGGGTGGTGACCAACCGCCGCCGGCATTTTACCGATTACGAAGAGATCAGTCGCGTGGCGGCGGAGATGAAGCAGTATGCCAAGCAGTTGCCCGGCAGCACCTATGCGGTTGACAGTCGCAGCACCGATGAGCAGGTTGTTGAACGTGATCGCCGTGGTATGCCACTTCCACCGGCGCTCATTGTTTCCGCCGATGTCATGCTGCGCAGCGTCATCGTCCCGATGATCGACAAAGCTGATCTGCGTGCGCTTGATGCGCCGACCGTACTCGATGCCGAACGGTTGCTTGCCTACCATCCCGAAACAGCCCTGGTGATCGTCGATATGCGGATGGGGAAACAGTTGCGCGAGTTCTGTCGCAACCTGGCCACCCATCAACCGAAACTACCGATCATTGCGCTCGCCGATGGAGACAGTTCCGGCATCGTCGCTCCGGGCACAGTCAGGCACATCCTCTCGCTACCGCTCGATCAGGAACAGTTGCACGCGAAGATCGTCGAAGTGCGTAGCCTGTCGCAAAAGGCATCGTAG
- a CDS encoding MDR/zinc-dependent alcohol dehydrogenase-like family protein, translating into MHAIVYDGKLRQVDDYPRPVLRAGEALIRPSLVGICNTDIEITRGYMNFRGVLGHEFVGVVVACEDAAWIGQRVVGEINAACRSCAVCRRGDESHCPNRTTLGIDRRDGAMAELFSLPIACLHRVPDRMPDAVAVFTEPVAAALEILQQIHLHPTDRVAVVGDGKLGLLCVQAARLPGCDVTLVGRHPERWEFLDGLAIHAMHVNELDEAHIAGFDVVIDCTGHPHGFGVARRLVRPRGRLVMKSTFAAESECNLTMLVVDEVRLIGSRCGPFAAALRTLDGGLITTAPLIAARFPLYDGIRAFAAAAGRLKVLLEV; encoded by the coding sequence ATGCACGCCATTGTGTACGATGGCAAACTGCGTCAGGTCGACGACTATCCTCGACCAGTCCTGCGTGCTGGCGAGGCGCTCATACGTCCCTCTCTTGTCGGTATCTGCAACACCGATATCGAGATTACGCGCGGCTACATGAATTTTCGTGGCGTTCTGGGGCACGAGTTTGTTGGTGTCGTGGTTGCGTGCGAAGACGCCGCCTGGATCGGCCAGCGCGTGGTTGGCGAGATCAACGCCGCATGCCGTTCGTGCGCCGTCTGCCGACGCGGTGATGAAAGTCACTGCCCCAATCGCACAACGCTCGGCATTGATCGGCGCGACGGCGCGATGGCGGAACTGTTCAGCCTGCCGATCGCCTGCCTGCATCGCGTGCCGGATCGTATGCCAGATGCGGTTGCCGTCTTCACCGAACCGGTTGCGGCAGCGCTTGAAATCCTTCAGCAGATACACCTGCACCCGACGGATCGGGTGGCAGTCGTGGGAGACGGGAAACTTGGGCTGCTCTGCGTTCAGGCGGCGCGATTGCCAGGATGCGATGTGACCCTGGTTGGGCGGCATCCAGAGCGCTGGGAGTTTCTGGATGGTCTGGCGATCCACGCCATGCATGTGAATGAACTGGATGAGGCGCATATCGCCGGTTTCGATGTCGTCATCGATTGCACCGGTCACCCGCACGGCTTCGGCGTGGCGCGCCGGTTAGTCCGTCCTCGCGGGCGCCTGGTGATGAAGAGCACATTCGCTGCCGAATCGGAGTGCAACCTGACGATGCTGGTCGTCGATGAGGTCCGGTTGATCGGTTCGCGCTGCGGTCCGTTCGCAGCCGCGCTCCGCACCCTGGACGGCGGGTTGATCACCACGGCGCCGCTGATCGCAGCGCGGTTTCCCCTGTATGACGGCATACGCGCCTTTGCCGCCGCAGCGGGTCGATTGAAGGTGTTGCTGGAGGTGTAG
- the fmt gene encoding methionyl-tRNA formyltransferase, which produces MRIVFLGSPAFAVAPLERLVADARYQVVGVVTQPDRPAGRGRASVATPVKQAALRLGVPVLTPETLRDPAAVAELAALRPDVGVVAAYGEILRRDVLAIPPLGYVNIHPSLLPLYRGPSPVAGAILNGDAETGVTIMLIDAKMDSGPILAQRTVPLPPDARTGPLTQELFTIGADVLVETLDAYARGAITPQPQDHARATFTKLLTRDDGIIDWTQPAVRIERMTRAYDPWPGATTMWRGAPLKIIAARVIADRCADVPPGTLIDTADGPAVATGNGLLALITVQPAGKRPLPAADWRRGLRLSGGERLGDASARLSGGEAVH; this is translated from the coding sequence TTGCGGATCGTGTTTCTTGGCAGTCCAGCGTTTGCCGTCGCCCCGCTCGAACGTCTGGTTGCAGATGCGCGCTACCAGGTGGTGGGCGTTGTGACGCAACCTGATCGTCCGGCAGGACGGGGGAGGGCGTCGGTTGCAACACCGGTCAAACAGGCGGCGCTTCGTCTGGGAGTGCCGGTGCTCACACCCGAAACGCTGCGTGATCCGGCTGCCGTGGCCGAACTGGCAGCACTGCGCCCTGATGTTGGCGTCGTTGCCGCGTATGGCGAAATCCTGCGGCGCGATGTGCTCGCCATCCCGCCGCTTGGCTACGTCAATATCCATCCGTCGCTTCTGCCGCTCTACCGCGGTCCGTCGCCGGTTGCAGGCGCGATCCTCAACGGTGACGCCGAAACCGGCGTAACAATCATGCTGATCGACGCAAAGATGGACTCTGGTCCTATCCTGGCGCAGCGTACTGTTCCGCTGCCTCCCGATGCGCGCACCGGTCCTCTGACGCAGGAACTCTTCACGATCGGCGCCGATGTGCTGGTTGAAACGCTCGATGCGTATGCCAGGGGCGCCATAACGCCGCAACCGCAGGATCATGCGCGCGCGACGTTCACGAAACTCCTCACCCGCGATGATGGAATCATCGACTGGACTCAACCCGCCGTCCGGATCGAGCGTATGACCCGCGCCTACGATCCCTGGCCCGGCGCAACGACGATGTGGCGCGGTGCGCCGCTCAAAATCATTGCGGCGCGGGTTATTGCCGACCGGTGCGCTGATGTGCCGCCCGGTACACTCATCGATACCGCTGATGGACCGGCAGTGGCGACCGGTAACGGATTGCTGGCGCTGATCACCGTGCAACCGGCGGGCAAACGCCCGCTGCCGGCCGCCGACTGGCGCCGTGGTCTGCGGTTGAGCGGCGGAGAGCGGTTGGGGGATGCTTCCGCACGTTTGAGCGGTGGGGAAGCGGTGCATTGA
- a CDS encoding SPFH domain-containing protein, giving the protein MASKNLFGRNDQSARYAAASLALGLMFVSLVVIYLTVPQSDTVTFLCVVIMAVSLIIALNGDWNEIGMMAALATVTSLMAAYFLGRDVLGDVGSVVFPIGWIAVLLYIFRWISQHTVVVPEDHAIMVARFYSGSLYRLQPPLAPPLIPLLERRVATIPLYELSHDVRVVKINTGGSHSIDEVEVHLRYRVQNPEFALANIPNRGQIQNEVAREMGRDLEQARLDVAFWEKLLARQLHHEVDDIVREVIFAETKSAVVAYQERQRISREVFRRLNELTHRWGVVVTRVDIDYFNVPEDRFRSANPDAAIERETRMREIEAEREAKRIRMMSEAEAQAEAERIRRIVRVLREEGIEVSPEIVNAILLQEWPETDALLPSPADSKPSGDASKDGEKKPGHANKP; this is encoded by the coding sequence ATGGCGTCAAAGAACCTCTTTGGACGGAACGATCAATCGGCTCGCTACGCTGCCGCTTCACTGGCGCTCGGGTTGATGTTCGTGTCGCTCGTCGTGATCTATCTGACGGTGCCGCAGAGCGATACGGTCACCTTTCTCTGCGTCGTCATCATGGCGGTCAGCCTGATCATCGCACTCAACGGCGACTGGAACGAGATCGGCATGATGGCGGCGCTGGCAACGGTGACATCCCTGATGGCGGCGTATTTTCTGGGACGCGACGTGCTCGGCGATGTCGGCAGCGTTGTGTTTCCGATAGGTTGGATCGCCGTGTTACTCTACATCTTCCGCTGGATCTCGCAGCACACCGTCGTGGTGCCGGAGGATCACGCCATTATGGTTGCGCGGTTCTACAGCGGTTCGCTCTACCGCCTTCAACCGCCGCTGGCGCCGCCGCTGATCCCGCTGCTGGAACGACGGGTGGCGACCATTCCGCTCTACGAACTGAGCCATGATGTCAGAGTTGTCAAGATCAACACTGGTGGATCGCACAGCATCGATGAAGTAGAAGTGCATCTGCGCTATCGGGTGCAGAACCCCGAGTTCGCGCTGGCGAACATCCCCAATCGCGGACAGATCCAGAACGAGGTGGCGCGCGAGATGGGACGCGACCTGGAACAGGCGCGCCTTGACGTGGCGTTCTGGGAGAAACTGCTGGCGCGTCAGTTGCACCACGAGGTCGATGACATCGTCCGCGAGGTGATCTTTGCCGAAACCAAGAGCGCAGTAGTCGCGTATCAGGAGCGACAACGCATCTCACGCGAAGTGTTTCGACGCCTGAACGAACTGACGCATCGCTGGGGCGTGGTTGTCACCCGGGTCGATATCGATTATTTCAATGTGCCGGAGGATCGCTTCCGTTCCGCCAACCCCGATGCCGCAATTGAACGGGAAACGCGAATGCGCGAGATCGAAGCCGAACGTGAAGCGAAACGCATCCGAATGATGAGTGAAGCGGAAGCGCAGGCGGAAGCCGAGCGCATTCGTCGTATTGTGCGGGTATTGCGCGAGGAAGGCATCGAGGTGTCGCCCGAAATCGTCAACGCGATTCTGCTTCAGGAATGGCCCGAAACCGATGCTCTGCTTCCATCGCCTGCGGATTCGAAACCATCAGGCGATGCGTCGAAGGATGGAGAGAAGAAACCGGGACATGCAAACAAACCATGA